One genomic region from Sander lucioperca isolate FBNREF2018 chromosome 3, SLUC_FBN_1.2, whole genome shotgun sequence encodes:
- the ap1g1 gene encoding AP-1 complex subunit gamma-1 isoform X1 gives MPAPIRLRELIRTIRTARTQAEEREMIQKECAAIRSSFREEDNTYRCRNVAKLLYMHMLGYPAHFGQLECLKLIASQKFTDKRIGYLGAMLLLDERQDVHLLMTNCIKNDLNHSTQYVQGLALCTLGCMGSSEMCRDLAGEVEKLLKTSNSYLRKKAALCAVHVIRKVPELMEMFLPATKNLLSEKNHGVLHTSVVLLTEMCERSPDMLAHFRKNEKLVPQLVRILKNLIMSGYSPEHDVSGISDPFLQVRILRLLRILGKSDDDSSEAMNDILAQVATNTETSKNVGNAILYETVLTIMDIKSESGLRVLAINILGRFLLNNDKNIRYVALTSLLKTVQTDHNAVQRHRSTIVDCLKDLDVSIKRRAMELSFALVNGNNIRGMMKELLYFLDSCDPEFKADCASGVFLAAEKYAPSKRWHIDTIMRVLTTAGSYVRDDSVPNLIQLITNSVEMHAYTVQRLYKALLDDISQQPLVQVASWCIGEYGDLLVSGQCEEEEPIQVTEDEVLDVLEGLLVSNLSTPVTRGYSLTAIMKLSTRFSSVNRIKKVVSIYGSSIDVELQQRAVEYNALFKKYDHMRPALLERMPIMEKSASNGPTEIVQTNGETEPSVVEPKHLPPVTQPVNQANDLLDLLGGNDVVPVIQTTMPTKPASAGGELLDLLGDLSLSGGPAPAPASSVPTSQPSFLMDGLSSQPLFNDIAAAAIPPMTAYNKNGLKIDFTFERANPNPNIAVITIHASNSTEADMTDFVFQAAVPKTFQLQLLSPSSNVVPALNQGTVTQVIRVLNPQKQQLRMRIKLTYTLKGSPVQDLAEVNNFPPQSWQ, from the exons ATGCCAGCTCCGATCAGACTGCGGGAGCTGATCCGGACTATCCGGACAGCACGGACCCAGGCAGAGGAGCGTGAGATGATCCAGAAAGAGTGCGCTGCTATCCGCTCTTCCTTTAGAGAGGAAGACAATACATACCGTTGCAGAAATGTGGCAAAGCTACTTTATATGCACATGTTGGGCTACCCGGCCCACTTTGGGCAG CTGGAGTGCCTGAAGCTGATTGCGTCCCAGAAGTTCACCGACAAACGAATAGGTTATTTGGGAGCCATGCTGCTGTTGGACGAGAGGCAGGACGTCCACCTACTAATGACAAATTGCATTAAGAA TGACTTGAATCACAGCACACAATACGTCCAGGGCCTGGCCTTGTGTACTTTGGGCTGCATGGGTTCCTCAGAAATGTGTCGTGACCTGGCTGGGGAGGTCGAGAAGCTGCTCAAAACATCCAACTCCTACTTGAGAAAAAAA GCGGCGTTGTGTGCAGTTCATGTCATCAGGAAGGTTCCAGAACTTATGGAAATGTTCCTTCCAGCAACAAAAAACCTGCTGAGCGAGAAAAACCATG GTGTTCTCCATACATCAGTTGTCCTCCTCACTGAGATGTGTGAAAGAAGTCCCGACATGCTGGCCCACTTCAGAAAG AATGAGAAG CTGGTTCCACAGTTGGTGAGAATCCTGAAGAACCTAATCATGTCTGGATACTCTCCTGAACATGATGTGTCCGGCATAAGTGACCCTTTCCTGCAG GTGCGGATATTGAGACTACTGCGAATTTTAGGCAAGAGTGATGATGACTCCAGTGAAGCAATGAATGACATTCTTGCACAG GTTGCAACGAACACAGAGACGAGTAAAAATGTAGGCAATGCAATTCTCTACGAGACTGTGCTGACTATAATGGACATCAAGTCTGAAAGTGGACTGAGG GTCTTGGCCATTAACATACTCGGTCGCTTCCTTCTTAACAATGACAAAAATATAAG ATACGTGGCATTGACATCTCTACTAAAgacggtacagacagaccataATGCAGTGCAGAGGCATCGGAGCACCATTGTGGATTGTTTAAAAGACCTGGATGTGTCCATTAAGAG ACGTGCCATGGAACTGAGCTTCGCCCTGGTGAACGGCAACAACATCAGAGGCATGATGAAAGAGCTGCTCTACTTCCTGGACTCCTGCGACCCGGAATTCAAAGCAGACTGTGCATCCGGAGTCTTTCTAGCTGCAGAGAA GTATGCCCCGTCGAAAAGATGGCACATAGACACCATTATGAGAGTCCTGACAACA GCAGGGAGCTATGTGCGAGACGATTCTGTTCCCAACCTCATCCAGCTCATCACCAACAGTGTGGAGATGCATGCCTACACAGTACAGAGACTATACAAAGCACTCCTGGATGACATCTCACAG CAACCTCTAGTGCAGGTGGCGTCCTGGTGCATAGGAGAGTACGGGGACCTGCTAGTATCTGGACagtgtgaggaggaggagcccaTCCAG GTGACTGAGGATGAAGTTCTGGATGTGCTGGAAGGCCTCCTGGTGTCCAACCTGTCCACACCTGTGACCCGGGGTTATTCCCTTACCGCCATCATGAAGCTGTCTACTCGGTTCAGCAGTGTTAA CCGAATCAAGAAGGTGGTTTCGATTTATGGCAGTAGCATCGATGTGGAGCTTCAGCAGAGAGCTGTGGAGTACAATGCACTTTTCAAGAAATACGACCACATGAG GCCAGCTCTCCTAGAGCGAATGCCCATTATggagaaaagtgcttctaatggccccACAGAGATTGTACAGACAAATGGGGAGACAGAGCCCTCTGTTGTGGAACCAAAACATCTACCACCTGTCACCCAGCCAGTTAACCAG GCTAATGATTTGTTAGACCTGCTGGGTGGTAATGATGTGGTACCAGTAATCCAGACCACGATGCCCACCAAGCCTGCCTCAGCTGGAGGAGAGCTGCTTGATCTGCTGGGCGACCTCTCGCTAAGTG GCGGCCCAGCCCCTGCTCCTGCTTCCTCTGTGCCCACTTCCCAACCCTCTTTCCTCATGGATGGCCTCTCCTCACAGCCCCTGTTTAATGACATTGCAGCTGCAG CTATTCCTCCTATGACGGCATACAACAAAAATGGTCTGAAAATAGACTTCACATTTGAGAGAGCCAATCCCAATCCGAACATCGCCGTCATCACTATCCATGCTTCCAACTCAACAGAGGCAGATATGACAGACTTTGTTTTTCAGGCTGCAGTACCAAAG ACAttccagctgcagctcctctcccCTAGCAGTAATGTTGTCCCAGCACTCAACCAGGGAACTGTCACACAGGTCATCAGAGTCCTCAACCCACAGAAG CAACAGCTACGAATGAGGATCAAGCTGACGTACACCCTCAAAGGCTCGCCTGTGCAAGATCTGGCTGAGGTTAATAACTTCCCCCCTCAGTCCTGGCAGTGA